From a single Leopardus geoffroyi isolate Oge1 chromosome E1, O.geoffroyi_Oge1_pat1.0, whole genome shotgun sequence genomic region:
- the PER1 gene encoding period circadian protein homolog 1 isoform X3 — MQPASWPREASTRLRAATAAGRRPEGARAARYCLGSNFSVLRGLRVPPHSPSQAARPPRALVVASLPALFPPCPPHGADMNGPLEGADGGGDSGPGESFCPGGAPSPGPPQHRSCPGPSLADDTDANSNGSSGNESNGPESRGASQRSSHSSSSGNGKDSALLETTESSKSTNSQSPSPPSSSIAYSLLSASSEQDNPSTSGCSSEQSARARTQKELMTALRELKLRLPPERRGKGRSGTLATLQYALACVKQVQANQEYYQQWSLEEGEPCAMDMSTYTLEELEHITSEYTLRNQDTFSVAVSFLTGRIVYISEQAGTLLRCKRDVFRGARFSELLAPQDVGVFYGSTAPSRLPTWGAGASAGSGLKDFAQEKSVFCRIRGGPDRDSGPRYQPFRLTPYVTKIRVSDGAPAQPCCLLIAERIHSGYEAPRIPPDKRIFTTRHTPSCLFQDVDERAAPLLGYLPQDLLGAPVLLFLHPEDRPLMLAIHKKILQLAGQPFDHSPIRFCARNGEYVTMDTSWAGFVHPWSRKVAFVLGRHKVRTAPLNEDVFTPPAPSPALSLDSDIQELSEQIHRLLLQPVHSPSPTGLCGVGPAASPGPLLSPGSSSDSNGGDAEGPGPPAPVTFQQICKDVHLVKHQGQQLFIESRAWPPPRPRLPATGTFKAKTLSCQSPDPELEMVPAPVQAPLTLTPEEVERKEANGCSYQQINCLDSILRYLESCNIPSTTKRKCASSSCTTSSASDDDKQRTGPLPLGAKKDIIMMEDLPGLAPGPAPSPAPSPTVAPDPAPDAYRPVGLTKAVLSLHTQKEEQAFLSRFRDLGRLRGPDGSSPAPLAPGERGCHHGPAPPGRRHHCRSKAKRSRHHHQTPRAEAPCFTSHPSPVPPSAPWPPPPATAPFPAMVQPYPLPVFPRGGPHPPPSAPASGPPAAFPAPLVTPMVALVLPNYLFPTPSGYPYGVPQTPAEGPPTPASHSPSPSLPPPPPSPPHRPNSPLFNSRCSSPLQLNLLQLEEPPRVEGGAVAGGTGSSAGPPPPSEEAAEPEARLVEVTESSNQDALSGSSDLLELLLQEDSRSGTGSASSGSGLGSGSGSGAGSHEGGSTSASITRSSQSSHTSKYFGSVDSSEAEAGAAPARAEPGDQVIKYVLQDPIWLLMANADQRVMMTYQVPSRDMASVLKQDRERLRAMQKQQPRFSEDQRRELGAVHSWVRKGQLPRALDVMACVDCGSSTRDPGHPDDPLFSELDGLGLEPMEEGGGEGGGGGGGGSGEGEGGEEAGAQAGARASSSQDLAMEEEEQGGSPSSPALPATENGTS, encoded by the exons ATGCAACCCGCCTCCTGGCCCCGCGAAGCTTCCACTCGGCTGAGGGCTGCAACGGCGGCGGGCAGGCGGCCGGAGGGCGCTCGCGCGGCCAG GTACTGCCTGGGATCGAACTTCTCAGTTCTCAGAGGCTTGCGTGTCCCACCTCACTCCCCCAGCCAGGCCGCCCGGCCCCCTCGTGCGCTCGTGGTGGCCTCTCTGCCTGCTCTGTttcccccttgccctccccaTGGCGCAGACATGAATGGCCCCCTGGAAGgggctgatgggggaggggactcCGGACCGGGGGAGTCCTTTTGCCCTGGAGGGGCCCCATCCCCTGGGCCGCCACAGCACCGGTCTTGCCCTGGACCCAGCCTGGCTGATGACACAGATGCCAACAGCAATGGCTCCAGCGGCAATGAGTCCAACGGGCCCGAGTCCAGGGGCGCATCCCAGCGGAGCTCACACAGCTCCTCCTCTGGCAACGGCAAGGACTCCGCCCTGCTGGAGACCACTGAGAGCAGCAAGAG cACAAACTCTCAGagtccctccccacccagcagCTCCATTGCCTACAGCCTCCTGAGCGCCAGCTCTGAGCAGGACAACCCGTCTACCAGTGGCTGCAG CAGTGAACAGTCCGCCCGGGCCAGGACCCAGAAGGAACTCATGACGGCTCTGCGGGAGCTCAAGCTTCGGCTGCCGCCAGAGCGTCGGGGCAAGGGCCGCTCCGGGACCCTGGCCACGCTTCAGTATGCTCTGGCCTGTGTCAAGCAGGTGCAGG CCAACCAAGAATACTACCAGCAGTGGAGCCTGGAGGAGGGTGAACCTTGCGCCATGGACATGTCCACCTACACCCTGGAGGAGCTGGAACACATCACGTCTGAGTATACGCTTCGCAACCAG GATACCTTCTCCGTGGCGGTCTCCTTCCTGACGGGCCGCATCGTCTACATCTCAGAGCAGGCGGGTACCCTGCTGCGCTGCAAGCGGGACGTGTTCCGGGGCGCCCGCTTCTCTGAGCTCCTGGCCCCCCAGGATGTGGGCGTCTTCTACGGTTCCACTGCCCCATCTCGCCTGCCCACGTGGGGCGCCGGGGCCTCAGCAG GTTCAGGCCTCAAGGACTTCGCCCAGGAGAAGTCTGTCTTCTGCCGTATCAG AGGGGGTCCTGACCGGGATTCAGGGCCTCGGTACCAGCCATTCCGCCTAACGCCGTACGTGACCAAGATCCGGGTCTCAGATGGGGCCCCCGCGCAGCCATGCTGCCTGCTCATTGCAGAGCGCATCCACTCGGGTTACGAAG CTCCCCGGATCCCTCCCGACAAGAGGATCTTCACTACTCGGCACACGCCCAGCTGCCTCTTCCAGGATGTGGACGAAAG GGCCGCCCCCCTGCTGGGCTACCTTCCCCAGGACCTCCTGGGGGCCCCAGTCCTCCTGTTCCTGCACCCTGAGGACCGGCCCCTCATGTTGGCCATCCACAAGAAGA TCCTGCAGTTGGCTGGCCAGCCCTTCGATCACTCCCCCATCCGCTTCTGCGCCAGGAATGGGGAGTACGTCACCATGGACACCAGCTGGGCTGGCTTCGTGCACCCCTGGAGCCGCAAGGTGGCCTTTGTGTTGGGACGCCACAAAGTGCGCAC GGCACCCCTGAACGAGGATGTGTTCACTCCTCCGGCCCCCAGCCCAGCTTTGTCTCTGGACTCTGATATCCAGGAGCTGTCCGAACAGATCCACAGGCTGCTGTTACAG ccGGTACACAGCCCCAGTCCCACCGGGCTCTGTGGGGTCGGCCCCGCCGCTTCCCCGGGCCCTCTCCTCAGCCCTGGCTCCTCCAGTGATAGCAACGGGGGTGATGCTGAGGGGCCCGGGCCTCCCGCCCCG GTGACCTTCCAGCAGATCTGTAAGGATGTGCACCTGGTGAAACATCAGGGACAGCAGCTTTTCATCGAGTCCCGCGCTTGGcctccgccccggccccgcctcccTG CCACGGGCACCTTCAAGGCCAAGACCCTTTCCTGCCAGTCCCCAGACCCGGAGCTGGAGATGGTCCCTGCTCCAGTCCAGGCTCCACTCACCTTGACCCCtgaggaggtggagagaaaagaaGCCAATGGTTGTTCCTACCAGCAGATCAACTGCTTGGACAGCATCCTCAG GTACCTGGAAAGCTGCAACATTCCCAGCACCACCAAGCGTAAATGTGCCTCCTCCTCCTGCACCACCTCGTCAGCCTCCGACGATGACAAGCAGAGGACAGGTCCACTCCCTCTGGGGGCCAAGAAAG ACATCATCATGATGGAGGACCTGCCTGGCCTggctccaggcccagcccccagcccagcccccagccccacagtAGCCCCTGACCCAGCCCCAGATGCCTACCGCCCGGTGGGCCTGACCAAGGCCGTGCTGTCCCTGCACACACAGAAGGAGGAGCAGGCCTTCCTCAGCCGCTTCCGAGATCTCGGCCGACTGCGTGGACCTGACGGCTCCTCCCCGGCCCCCTTGGCCCCTGGCGAGCGAG GCTGCCACCACGGCCCCGCACCCCCCGGTCGCCGACACCACTGCCGATCCAAAGCCAAGCGCTCACGCCACCACCACCAGACCCCCCGGGCTGAAGCCCCTTGCTTCACCTCCCACCCGTCCCCCGTGCCACCCTCTGCCCCCTGGCCGCCCCCACCGGCCACTGCTCCCTTCCCAGCCATGGTCCAGCCCTACCCTCTCCCGGTGTTCCCACGGGGaggcccccaccctcctccctccgcccctgcTTCCGGGCCCCCTGCAGCTTTCCCCGCCCCCCTAGTCACCCCAATGGTAGCCTTGGTGCTCCCTAACTACCTGTTCCCGACCCCGTCCGGCTATCCCTATGGGGTACCCCAGACTCCCGCTGAAGGGCCTCCAACCCCGGCCTCCCACTCCCCCTCTCCGTccctgcccccaccgccccccagccctccccaccggCCCAACTCTCCCCTGTTCAACTCGAGATGCAGCTCCCCACTCCAGCTAAATCTGCTGCAGCTTGAGGAGCCCCCCCGTGTTGAAGGGGGTGCTGTTGCAGGGGGCACTGGGAGCAGTGCTGGGCCCCCGCCTcccagtgaggaggctgctgAGCCAGAGGCCAGACTG GTGGAGGTAACGGAGTCCTCCAATCAGGACGCGCTGTCGGGCTCCAGTGACCTGCTGGAGTTGCTGCTGCAAGAAGATTCTCGATCTGGCACGGGCTCCGCCTCCTCGGGCTCCGGCTTGGGCTCCGGGTCCGGGTCTGGGGCAGGCTCCCACGAGGGAGGCAGCACCTCAGCCAGCATCACAC GCAGCAGTCAGAGCAGCCACACGAGCAAGTACTTTGGCAGCGTTGACTCTTCTGAGGCCGAAGCCGGGGCCGCCCCGGCCAGGGCTGAGCCTGGGGACCAGGTCATTAAGTACGTGCTCCAGGATCCCATCTGGCTGCTCATGGCCAACGCCGACCAGCGCGTCATGATGACCTACCAGGTGCCCTCCAG GGACATGGCCTCCGTGCTGAAGCAGGACCGGGAGCGGCTCCGGGCCATGCAGAAGCAACAGCCTCGCTTCTCAGAGGACCAGCGCAGGGAACTGGGTGCTGTGCACTCCTGGGTCCGGAAGGGTCAGCTGCCTCGGGCCCTCGATGTGATG GCCTGTGTGGATTGCGGCAGTAGCACCCGAGACCCCGGCCACCCTGATGACCCGCTCTTCTCGGAACTGGACGGACTGGGACTGGAGCCCATGGAGGAGGGCGGAGGCgagggcggtggtggtggtggtggcggcagTGGCGAGGGTGAGGGCGGAGAGGAGGCCGGCGCTCAAGCTGGGGCCAGGGCCTCAAGCTCCCAAGACCTGGccatggaggaggaggaacaagGTGGGAGCCCATCCAGTCCAGCCTTACCTGCCACGGAAAATGGCACCAGCTAG
- the PER1 gene encoding period circadian protein homolog 1 isoform X2 translates to MQPASWPREASTRLRAATAAGRRPEGARAARYCLGSNFSVLRGLRVPPHSPSQAARPPRALVVASLPALFPPCPPHGADMNGPLEGADGGGDSGPGESFCPGGAPSPGPPQHRSCPGPSLADDTDANSNGSSGNESNGPESRGASQRSSHSSSSGNGKDSALLETTESSKSTNSQSPSPPSSSIAYSLLSASSEQDNPSTSGCSSEQSARARTQKELMTALRELKLRLPPERRGKGRSGTLATLQYALACVKQVQANQEYYQQWSLEEGEPCAMDMSTYTLEELEHITSEYTLRNQDTFSVAVSFLTGRIVYISEQAGTLLRCKRDVFRGARFSELLAPQDVGVFYGSTAPSRLPTWGAGASAGSGLKDFAQEKSVFCRIRGGPDRDSGPRYQPFRLTPYVTKIRVSDGAPAQPCCLLIAERIHSGYEAPRIPPDKRIFTTRHTPSCLFQDVDERAAPLLGYLPQDLLGAPVLLFLHPEDRPLMLAIHKKILQLAGQPFDHSPIRFCARNGEYVTMDTSWAGFVHPWSRKVAFVLGRHKVRTAPLNEDVFTPPAPSPALSLDSDIQELSEQIHRLLLQPVHSPSPTGLCGVGPAASPGPLLSPGSSSDSNGGDAEGPGPPAPVTFQQICKDVHLVKHQGQQLFIESRAWPPPRPRLPATGTFKAKTLSCQSPDPELEMVPAPVQAPLTLTPEEVERKEANGCSYQQINCLDSILRYLESCNIPSTTKRKCASSSCTTSSASDDDKQRTGPLPLGAKKDASAVLSGEGAAPQKEPVVGGALSPLALANKAESVVSVTSQCSFSSTIVHVGDKKPPESDIIMMEDLPGLAPGPAPSPAPSPTVAPDPAPDAYRPVGLTKAVLSLHTQKEEQAFLSRFRDLGRLRGPDGSSPAPLAPGERGCHHGPAPPGRRHHCRSKAKRSRHHHQTPRAEAPCFTSHPSPVPPSAPWPPPPATAPFPAMVQPYPLPVFPRGGPHPPPSAPASGPPAAFPAPLVTPMVALVLPNYLFPTPSGYPYGVPQTPAEGPPTPASHSPSPSLPPPPPSPPHRPNSPLFNSRCSSPLQLNLLQLEEPPRVEGGAVAGGTGSSAGPPPPSEEAAEPEARLVEVTESSNQDALSGSSDLLELLLQEDSRSGTGSASSGSGLGSGSGSGAGSHEGGSTSASITRSSQSSHTSKYFGSVDSSEAEAGAAPARAEPGDQVIKYVLQDPIWLLMANADQRVMMTYQVPSRDMASVLKQDRERLRAMQKQQPRFSEDQRRELGAVHSWVRKGQLPRALDVMACVDCGSSTRDPGHPDDPLFSELDGLGLEPMEEGGGEGGGGGGGGSGEGEGGEEAGAQAGARASSSQDLAMEEEEQGGSPSSPALPATENGTS, encoded by the exons ATGCAACCCGCCTCCTGGCCCCGCGAAGCTTCCACTCGGCTGAGGGCTGCAACGGCGGCGGGCAGGCGGCCGGAGGGCGCTCGCGCGGCCAG GTACTGCCTGGGATCGAACTTCTCAGTTCTCAGAGGCTTGCGTGTCCCACCTCACTCCCCCAGCCAGGCCGCCCGGCCCCCTCGTGCGCTCGTGGTGGCCTCTCTGCCTGCTCTGTttcccccttgccctccccaTGGCGCAGACATGAATGGCCCCCTGGAAGgggctgatgggggaggggactcCGGACCGGGGGAGTCCTTTTGCCCTGGAGGGGCCCCATCCCCTGGGCCGCCACAGCACCGGTCTTGCCCTGGACCCAGCCTGGCTGATGACACAGATGCCAACAGCAATGGCTCCAGCGGCAATGAGTCCAACGGGCCCGAGTCCAGGGGCGCATCCCAGCGGAGCTCACACAGCTCCTCCTCTGGCAACGGCAAGGACTCCGCCCTGCTGGAGACCACTGAGAGCAGCAAGAG cACAAACTCTCAGagtccctccccacccagcagCTCCATTGCCTACAGCCTCCTGAGCGCCAGCTCTGAGCAGGACAACCCGTCTACCAGTGGCTGCAG CAGTGAACAGTCCGCCCGGGCCAGGACCCAGAAGGAACTCATGACGGCTCTGCGGGAGCTCAAGCTTCGGCTGCCGCCAGAGCGTCGGGGCAAGGGCCGCTCCGGGACCCTGGCCACGCTTCAGTATGCTCTGGCCTGTGTCAAGCAGGTGCAGG CCAACCAAGAATACTACCAGCAGTGGAGCCTGGAGGAGGGTGAACCTTGCGCCATGGACATGTCCACCTACACCCTGGAGGAGCTGGAACACATCACGTCTGAGTATACGCTTCGCAACCAG GATACCTTCTCCGTGGCGGTCTCCTTCCTGACGGGCCGCATCGTCTACATCTCAGAGCAGGCGGGTACCCTGCTGCGCTGCAAGCGGGACGTGTTCCGGGGCGCCCGCTTCTCTGAGCTCCTGGCCCCCCAGGATGTGGGCGTCTTCTACGGTTCCACTGCCCCATCTCGCCTGCCCACGTGGGGCGCCGGGGCCTCAGCAG GTTCAGGCCTCAAGGACTTCGCCCAGGAGAAGTCTGTCTTCTGCCGTATCAG AGGGGGTCCTGACCGGGATTCAGGGCCTCGGTACCAGCCATTCCGCCTAACGCCGTACGTGACCAAGATCCGGGTCTCAGATGGGGCCCCCGCGCAGCCATGCTGCCTGCTCATTGCAGAGCGCATCCACTCGGGTTACGAAG CTCCCCGGATCCCTCCCGACAAGAGGATCTTCACTACTCGGCACACGCCCAGCTGCCTCTTCCAGGATGTGGACGAAAG GGCCGCCCCCCTGCTGGGCTACCTTCCCCAGGACCTCCTGGGGGCCCCAGTCCTCCTGTTCCTGCACCCTGAGGACCGGCCCCTCATGTTGGCCATCCACAAGAAGA TCCTGCAGTTGGCTGGCCAGCCCTTCGATCACTCCCCCATCCGCTTCTGCGCCAGGAATGGGGAGTACGTCACCATGGACACCAGCTGGGCTGGCTTCGTGCACCCCTGGAGCCGCAAGGTGGCCTTTGTGTTGGGACGCCACAAAGTGCGCAC GGCACCCCTGAACGAGGATGTGTTCACTCCTCCGGCCCCCAGCCCAGCTTTGTCTCTGGACTCTGATATCCAGGAGCTGTCCGAACAGATCCACAGGCTGCTGTTACAG ccGGTACACAGCCCCAGTCCCACCGGGCTCTGTGGGGTCGGCCCCGCCGCTTCCCCGGGCCCTCTCCTCAGCCCTGGCTCCTCCAGTGATAGCAACGGGGGTGATGCTGAGGGGCCCGGGCCTCCCGCCCCG GTGACCTTCCAGCAGATCTGTAAGGATGTGCACCTGGTGAAACATCAGGGACAGCAGCTTTTCATCGAGTCCCGCGCTTGGcctccgccccggccccgcctcccTG CCACGGGCACCTTCAAGGCCAAGACCCTTTCCTGCCAGTCCCCAGACCCGGAGCTGGAGATGGTCCCTGCTCCAGTCCAGGCTCCACTCACCTTGACCCCtgaggaggtggagagaaaagaaGCCAATGGTTGTTCCTACCAGCAGATCAACTGCTTGGACAGCATCCTCAG GTACCTGGAAAGCTGCAACATTCCCAGCACCACCAAGCGTAAATGTGCCTCCTCCTCCTGCACCACCTCGTCAGCCTCCGACGATGACAAGCAGAGGACAGGTCCACTCCCTCTGGGGGCCAAGAAAG ATGCATCGGCAGTGCTGTCCGGGGAGGGGGCCGCCCCACAGAAGGAGCCGGTGGTGGGAGGCGCCCTGAGCCCGCTCGCGCTGGCCAATAAGGCAGAGAGCGTGGTGTCCGTCACCAGTCAGTGTAGCTTCAGCTCCACCATCGTCCATGTGGGAGACAAGAAGCCCCCGGAGTCGG ACATCATCATGATGGAGGACCTGCCTGGCCTggctccaggcccagcccccagcccagcccccagccccacagtAGCCCCTGACCCAGCCCCAGATGCCTACCGCCCGGTGGGCCTGACCAAGGCCGTGCTGTCCCTGCACACACAGAAGGAGGAGCAGGCCTTCCTCAGCCGCTTCCGAGATCTCGGCCGACTGCGTGGACCTGACGGCTCCTCCCCGGCCCCCTTGGCCCCTGGCGAGCGAG GCTGCCACCACGGCCCCGCACCCCCCGGTCGCCGACACCACTGCCGATCCAAAGCCAAGCGCTCACGCCACCACCACCAGACCCCCCGGGCTGAAGCCCCTTGCTTCACCTCCCACCCGTCCCCCGTGCCACCCTCTGCCCCCTGGCCGCCCCCACCGGCCACTGCTCCCTTCCCAGCCATGGTCCAGCCCTACCCTCTCCCGGTGTTCCCACGGGGaggcccccaccctcctccctccgcccctgcTTCCGGGCCCCCTGCAGCTTTCCCCGCCCCCCTAGTCACCCCAATGGTAGCCTTGGTGCTCCCTAACTACCTGTTCCCGACCCCGTCCGGCTATCCCTATGGGGTACCCCAGACTCCCGCTGAAGGGCCTCCAACCCCGGCCTCCCACTCCCCCTCTCCGTccctgcccccaccgccccccagccctccccaccggCCCAACTCTCCCCTGTTCAACTCGAGATGCAGCTCCCCACTCCAGCTAAATCTGCTGCAGCTTGAGGAGCCCCCCCGTGTTGAAGGGGGTGCTGTTGCAGGGGGCACTGGGAGCAGTGCTGGGCCCCCGCCTcccagtgaggaggctgctgAGCCAGAGGCCAGACTG GTGGAGGTAACGGAGTCCTCCAATCAGGACGCGCTGTCGGGCTCCAGTGACCTGCTGGAGTTGCTGCTGCAAGAAGATTCTCGATCTGGCACGGGCTCCGCCTCCTCGGGCTCCGGCTTGGGCTCCGGGTCCGGGTCTGGGGCAGGCTCCCACGAGGGAGGCAGCACCTCAGCCAGCATCACAC GCAGCAGTCAGAGCAGCCACACGAGCAAGTACTTTGGCAGCGTTGACTCTTCTGAGGCCGAAGCCGGGGCCGCCCCGGCCAGGGCTGAGCCTGGGGACCAGGTCATTAAGTACGTGCTCCAGGATCCCATCTGGCTGCTCATGGCCAACGCCGACCAGCGCGTCATGATGACCTACCAGGTGCCCTCCAG GGACATGGCCTCCGTGCTGAAGCAGGACCGGGAGCGGCTCCGGGCCATGCAGAAGCAACAGCCTCGCTTCTCAGAGGACCAGCGCAGGGAACTGGGTGCTGTGCACTCCTGGGTCCGGAAGGGTCAGCTGCCTCGGGCCCTCGATGTGATG GCCTGTGTGGATTGCGGCAGTAGCACCCGAGACCCCGGCCACCCTGATGACCCGCTCTTCTCGGAACTGGACGGACTGGGACTGGAGCCCATGGAGGAGGGCGGAGGCgagggcggtggtggtggtggtggcggcagTGGCGAGGGTGAGGGCGGAGAGGAGGCCGGCGCTCAAGCTGGGGCCAGGGCCTCAAGCTCCCAAGACCTGGccatggaggaggaggaacaagGTGGGAGCCCATCCAGTCCAGCCTTACCTGCCACGGAAAATGGCACCAGCTAG